From one Paenibacillus sp. FSL K6-1330 genomic stretch:
- the glyS gene encoding glycine--tRNA ligase subunit beta, producing MSKDLLFEIGLEEVPARFLRAAMEQLQDKLVKWLDASRIGHGEVTAYATPRRLAVWVQNVADKQEDVSEEVKGPSRKIALDDSGQWSKAALGFAKSQGVDPASFTFKELGGVEYIYVTKNSVGVDTKSILSEGLLGILTSMTFPKNMRWGAHEFKFVRPIKWMVALLGSETIDLEITGVKAGNVTRGHRFLGGEAVIPEASAYRDVLREQHVIVDVNERQEMIVSQIQALAKEKDWNIAIKDDLLEEVLFLVETPTVLYGSFDSSFLHIPQEVLITSMREHQRYFPVLDKQGQLLPFFVTVRSGDSRSLDVIARGNEKVLRARLSDAKFFYEEDQKLQIKDALSKLESIVFHEELGTIGDKVRRIRRISDQLSAKLSISADEADSVSRAADICKFDLVSQMVYEFPELQGVMGEDYARKAGEKEQVAKAVFEHYQPRFAGDAVPSTSVGSIVSIADKIDTIVGCFSIGIIPTGSQDPYALRRQAAGIVQIILEHKFPVTLSDVFGVALEVHENIRVLKRSVDEIRKDLKEFFGLRVKKLLSEDQRYDVVDAVITAGFDHVVSVVSRGHALMNAVDHVQDFKATVESFNRVSNLAAKAGKAAVNPELFTETEEGKLYEAWSAIREDYQAALQAADGERSLSLLGGLKEPITGFFDSVMVMAEDEAVRANRLALLSGIDGDLKRYADFTKLVW from the coding sequence ATGTCTAAGGATTTATTGTTTGAAATCGGTCTGGAAGAAGTCCCGGCGAGATTTCTGCGCGCCGCGATGGAACAGCTTCAAGACAAATTAGTCAAATGGCTGGATGCTTCCAGAATCGGACATGGCGAAGTAACGGCATATGCTACGCCGCGGCGTTTGGCGGTATGGGTACAGAACGTTGCGGACAAACAAGAGGACGTCAGCGAAGAAGTGAAAGGGCCTTCCCGTAAGATCGCATTGGATGATAGCGGACAGTGGAGCAAGGCAGCGCTTGGCTTTGCAAAAAGCCAGGGCGTAGATCCCGCGAGTTTTACGTTTAAGGAGCTCGGCGGGGTAGAGTATATCTATGTGACGAAGAACAGCGTCGGCGTGGATACGAAGTCGATCCTGTCCGAAGGACTTCTTGGAATTTTGACTTCGATGACATTTCCGAAAAATATGCGCTGGGGGGCGCACGAATTTAAATTCGTTCGTCCGATTAAGTGGATGGTCGCTTTGCTCGGCAGTGAGACGATTGATCTGGAAATTACGGGCGTGAAGGCCGGCAACGTGACCCGTGGTCACCGTTTCCTTGGCGGAGAAGCCGTTATTCCTGAGGCATCCGCTTACCGCGATGTATTGCGCGAGCAGCATGTCATCGTAGACGTGAATGAACGCCAAGAGATGATTGTGTCGCAGATTCAGGCATTGGCCAAAGAGAAGGATTGGAATATCGCCATCAAGGATGATTTGCTCGAAGAGGTATTGTTCCTGGTTGAGACTCCAACTGTGCTGTATGGATCATTCGATTCCTCATTTCTCCATATTCCGCAGGAAGTATTAATTACTTCAATGCGTGAGCATCAGCGGTATTTCCCTGTACTGGATAAGCAGGGACAATTGCTTCCGTTCTTCGTAACGGTGCGCAGCGGAGACAGCCGTTCCCTTGACGTTATCGCAAGAGGGAATGAGAAGGTGCTGCGGGCTCGTTTGTCGGACGCCAAATTCTTCTATGAGGAAGATCAGAAGCTTCAGATCAAAGATGCCTTATCGAAGCTGGAGAGCATCGTTTTCCATGAGGAGCTGGGGACCATCGGTGATAAGGTCCGCAGAATCCGCCGGATTTCCGATCAGTTGTCCGCGAAGCTTAGCATTTCGGCTGACGAAGCCGATTCTGTGAGCCGTGCAGCTGATATTTGCAAATTCGATCTGGTGAGCCAGATGGTTTATGAATTCCCTGAACTGCAGGGGGTTATGGGAGAGGATTATGCAAGAAAAGCCGGTGAGAAGGAGCAGGTCGCCAAAGCGGTGTTTGAGCATTACCAGCCTCGCTTCGCCGGTGACGCAGTGCCTTCCACCTCGGTGGGATCCATCGTAAGTATCGCGGATAAAATCGATACGATTGTGGGATGCTTCTCCATCGGCATCATTCCGACAGGGTCCCAGGATCCTTACGCACTGCGCCGTCAGGCTGCGGGCATCGTTCAGATCATCTTGGAGCACAAATTCCCGGTGACGTTATCGGACGTCTTCGGCGTGGCCCTGGAGGTTCATGAGAACATTCGCGTATTGAAGCGCTCGGTGGATGAAATCCGTAAGGACCTTAAAGAGTTCTTCGGGCTTCGCGTGAAGAAGCTGCTGTCCGAAGATCAGCGTTATGATGTGGTGGATGCCGTGATTACCGCTGGATTTGATCATGTGGTGTCGGTTGTATCCCGCGGTCACGCGCTGATGAATGCTGTGGATCATGTCCAGGACTTCAAGGCGACGGTGGAATCCTTCAACAGGGTCAGCAATTTGGCTGCCAAGGCCGGCAAGGCTGCGGTCAATCCTGAACTGTTTACGGAAACGGAAGAAGGCAAGCTTTATGAAGCTTGGAGCGCGATCCGCGAAGATTACCAAGCCGCGCTGCAAGCTGCTGACGGTGAACGTTCATTGTCCTTGCTGGGTGGACTCAAAGAACCGATTACCGGGTTCTTCGACTCCGTTATGGTCATGGCTGAGGACGAAGCCGTTCGGGCCAATCGTCTCGCACTGCTCTCCGGTATTGATGGAGATTTGAAGCGTTATGCCGATTTCACAAAATTAGTGTGGTAG
- a CDS encoding HDIG domain-containing metalloprotein, which produces MASKEPSTDKSIWGKNSGWKYSVATRYILFLLLALLFYISLASKLLPERYDIQVNTKSEKNIVAPVQIEDSKATLKAQEAAAENVQPIYPLVPLRNDVLVTQILDRIERVNQDVDISSAEKVEVYRREIPRMAREFVQNFVSANSTNEAYSKELLQEMQRVIEEQTYRIPEETFIKIPRLNSEDIIQMKPVAREIVSRLMLNEIVDADTARTRVAERVNTSSLNDRTAREVVQELASLTITANKFYDEVATKNAKVEARENTPPVFIKQGDILVAKGQMITPELYELLGKNGLLKDDINYWPELGVLLLSVLLSLGILNFIRQSEPGKFKYNNSQLLMLVLVYVITLIPMHLTAFLQSDSQMYVGYLAPVAIGAILITLLLETSLAYFSVIIFSIMASVILNVQGELFDFKFGLFAAVTSCVAIFSIHRASQRSTMLKGGIMASLFGSLIVFIMLLLNNDTWTTSETLYSIGFAIAGGLLTAILVIGLMPFFEVTFGILSALKLVELSNPNHPLLRKLLTETPGTYHHSVMVGNLSEAAAEAIGANGLLCRVGSYYHDIGKTKRPIYFIENQNNMENPHDSIEPKLSKSIIVAHARDGVEMLKEYKLPKPIRDIAEQHHGTTFLHYFYHKAVRQAEEQGIEPDFTEDDFRYPGPKAQSKESAIVGIADSVEAAVRSLRKPTVEQVESMIEKIIKGRLDDHQFNDCDLTMKELDIIAKTLKETVMGIFHSRIEYPEDVKRPKPSAPNGDISTASETSATSEEQRRSV; this is translated from the coding sequence ATGGCCTCCAAAGAACCATCGACGGACAAGTCCATATGGGGTAAAAACAGCGGATGGAAATATAGCGTGGCAACACGCTATATTCTGTTTTTGCTGCTTGCATTACTCTTTTATATCAGTCTAGCATCCAAGCTTTTGCCGGAGCGGTATGACATACAAGTCAATACGAAAAGCGAAAAAAATATCGTGGCGCCTGTGCAAATTGAGGATAGCAAGGCAACGCTGAAGGCACAGGAGGCGGCGGCGGAGAACGTTCAGCCGATTTACCCTCTCGTTCCTCTGCGGAATGACGTTCTCGTTACGCAAATCCTTGATCGCATTGAACGTGTGAATCAGGACGTGGATATAAGCTCTGCGGAAAAGGTGGAAGTTTATCGCAGAGAAATTCCGAGGATGGCCCGAGAATTCGTGCAAAACTTCGTGTCGGCCAACAGCACGAATGAAGCTTATTCCAAAGAGCTGCTTCAGGAAATGCAGCGGGTTATCGAAGAACAAACCTATCGGATCCCTGAGGAAACGTTCATTAAGATACCGAGGTTGAATTCGGAAGATATTATTCAGATGAAGCCTGTAGCTCGCGAGATTGTATCCAGGCTGATGCTGAACGAAATCGTGGATGCCGATACGGCTCGTACCCGCGTGGCGGAGAGAGTGAACACAAGCTCGTTGAATGATCGGACCGCCAGGGAAGTCGTTCAGGAATTGGCGAGTTTAACGATTACGGCCAACAAGTTCTATGATGAGGTTGCCACGAAGAATGCGAAGGTTGAGGCCAGAGAGAATACCCCGCCCGTATTTATCAAACAAGGGGATATCCTCGTAGCGAAGGGCCAGATGATCACACCGGAGCTTTACGAGCTGCTTGGTAAAAATGGCCTGCTGAAGGACGATATCAATTACTGGCCGGAGCTGGGCGTTCTGCTTCTGTCCGTCTTGCTGTCTCTTGGCATACTCAATTTCATTCGGCAGTCGGAACCCGGTAAATTCAAATATAACAACTCGCAGCTGCTAATGCTGGTCCTGGTGTATGTGATCACGCTGATCCCCATGCATTTGACCGCATTTCTGCAAAGCGATTCCCAGATGTATGTGGGATATCTTGCACCTGTCGCGATTGGCGCGATTCTGATTACCCTGCTGTTGGAAACCTCGCTGGCCTATTTCAGCGTTATTATTTTCAGCATCATGGCAAGTGTTATATTAAACGTCCAAGGCGAATTGTTTGACTTCAAGTTCGGGTTATTCGCAGCCGTGACTTCTTGCGTGGCGATCTTCTCGATTCACCGCGCGAGCCAGCGGTCGACGATGCTGAAGGGCGGTATTATGGCTTCTCTCTTCGGCTCATTGATCGTGTTTATCATGCTGCTGCTCAATAACGATACATGGACTACGAGCGAAACGCTGTATTCGATCGGTTTTGCCATCGCGGGCGGCTTGTTAACGGCCATCCTGGTTATCGGTTTAATGCCGTTCTTCGAAGTAACCTTCGGTATTCTGTCGGCGCTGAAGCTGGTGGAATTATCGAACCCGAACCATCCGCTGCTCCGCAAACTGTTGACGGAGACGCCGGGCACTTATCATCACAGTGTCATGGTCGGAAATTTGTCCGAAGCTGCGGCGGAAGCGATTGGCGCCAACGGACTGCTGTGCCGCGTCGGTTCCTATTATCATGATATCGGAAAAACTAAGCGTCCGATCTATTTCATCGAGAACCAGAACAATATGGAGAACCCGCATGATTCCATTGAACCGAAGCTGAGCAAATCCATTATCGTTGCTCACGCAAGGGATGGCGTAGAAATGCTCAAGGAGTACAAGCTGCCTAAACCGATACGGGATATCGCAGAGCAGCACCATGGCACAACGTTTTTACACTATTTTTATCATAAAGCGGTTCGTCAGGCTGAAGAACAGGGCATCGAACCGGATTTCACCGAAGATGATTTCCGTTATCCAGGACCGAAGGCTCAATCCAAGGAGTCTGCGATTGTCGGCATAGCCGACAGCGTGGAAGCGGCTGTCCGTTCATTGCGTAAACCGACGGTGGAACAGGTTGAATCGATGATCGAGAAGATTATCAAAGGTCGTCTGGATGACCATCAGTTTAATGATTGTGATTTAACGATGAAGGAACTGGATATTATCGCCAAGACATTAAAGGAAACGGTGATGGGGATTTTCCATTCCCGGATCGAATATCCGGAAGATGTGAAGCGTCCCAAGCCGTCCGCACCAAATGGCGATATCTCGACTGCTTCCGAGACATCCGCAACGAGTGAGGAACAGAGAAGGAGCGTATAA
- a CDS encoding YqzL family protein, whose amino-acid sequence MRDFSWKYFAMTGDVDAYLLYKQTEGESVLTAASVEDEAAPHEEDE is encoded by the coding sequence ATGCGAGATTTTTCGTGGAAGTATTTTGCGATGACTGGAGATGTCGATGCGTATTTGCTGTATAAGCAAACCGAGGGTGAGTCGGTTCTTACAGCTGCATCCGTTGAAGATGAGGCGGCCCCGCATGAAGAAGACGAGTAA
- the glyQ gene encoding glycine--tRNA ligase subunit alpha, whose product MNFQQMILTLQQFWAEQNCIIVQPYDTEKGAGTMNPMTYLRSIGPEPWNVAYVEPSRRPADGRYGENPNRLYQHHQFQVILKPSPDNIQELYLESLKRLGINPLDHDIRFVEDNWEAPTLGAWGLGWEVWLDGMEITQFTYFQQVGGIDASPVAVEITYGMERLASYIQDKENVFDLEWVDGITYGDVFHQPEFEHSKYTFEVSDVKMLFTLFNMYEEEANKAMNQNLVFPAYDYVLKCSHTFNLLDARGAISVTERTGYIMRVRNLARQVAATYLEEREKLGFPLIKKGGADHV is encoded by the coding sequence ATGAATTTTCAGCAGATGATTTTGACGCTGCAGCAATTTTGGGCAGAACAGAATTGCATCATCGTGCAGCCGTACGACACGGAAAAGGGTGCCGGTACGATGAACCCGATGACATATTTGCGTTCGATCGGACCCGAGCCTTGGAATGTGGCTTATGTAGAGCCTTCCCGTCGCCCTGCTGACGGCCGCTATGGAGAGAACCCGAACCGTCTGTATCAGCATCACCAATTTCAGGTCATTTTGAAACCTTCGCCGGACAATATTCAAGAGCTGTATTTGGAGAGCTTGAAGCGTCTTGGCATCAACCCGCTTGATCATGACATCCGTTTTGTTGAGGACAATTGGGAAGCGCCGACGCTTGGTGCATGGGGCCTTGGCTGGGAAGTATGGCTGGATGGTATGGAAATTACGCAGTTTACGTACTTCCAGCAGGTTGGCGGCATTGACGCTAGCCCAGTCGCTGTAGAGATTACCTATGGTATGGAGCGTCTTGCCTCCTACATCCAGGATAAAGAGAATGTGTTTGATCTGGAATGGGTAGACGGCATCACCTATGGAGACGTATTCCATCAGCCGGAATTCGAGCATTCGAAGTACACTTTTGAAGTATCCGACGTGAAGATGCTGTTTACGCTGTTTAACATGTATGAAGAAGAAGCGAACAAAGCAATGAACCAAAATTTAGTATTCCCGGCGTACGATTATGTTCTAAAATGCTCCCACACGTTTAACCTGCTGGATGCCAGAGGGGCGATCAGTGTAACGGAGAGAACGGGATACATTATGCGCGTGCGAAACCTGGCTCGTCAGGTTGCAGCCACATATTTGGAGGAGCGCGAGAAGCTGGGCTTCCCGCTGATTAAGAAAGGGGGCGCAGACCATGTCTAA
- the yqfD gene encoding sporulation protein YqfD has translation MKIPTMIHLRGYLKLAVRGEHVEAFINSLAEAGIPVWDVTPTGAHSAELKLLLKDFRGLRPLLKRTGCRTRIKGRYGSPFKARRLLKRKAFVIGVVAFFMILLTLSSMVWNVEVEGNETIASEDVLDAAKLEGIYPFQWIFRLQSLDKLSGNMTARLPGTSWVGVERNGTRIRIQIVEAAVPEKPPLQSPRHLISTQDAVITHIYAEKGVPKVGINSRVKKGDVLISGVLGDEENSERIVAKGEVKGLVWHEYDIEIPLVKTHKVYTGEGKKRSYIVFGDRAVQLWGYGDIPFSQQETLTFYDPLTWRTRVLPLGWMTEKIMEVTEVQRTISEDEAKKEGIEGARRDILAKYGADSKFVSQKILHDKKENGKVYMKVLFEVEETIAKELPIVYDQGE, from the coding sequence CATCAATTCATTGGCGGAGGCGGGGATTCCGGTTTGGGATGTAACACCGACAGGGGCTCACTCAGCAGAGCTTAAGCTGCTGCTGAAGGATTTCAGAGGGCTCCGTCCGCTGTTAAAACGGACAGGCTGCCGTACGCGCATTAAGGGGCGCTACGGATCCCCCTTCAAAGCTCGCCGCCTGCTGAAACGGAAAGCGTTTGTTATCGGCGTTGTTGCGTTTTTTATGATCCTGCTGACGCTTTCCTCGATGGTGTGGAACGTGGAAGTAGAGGGGAATGAAACCATCGCTTCAGAAGATGTGCTAGATGCGGCCAAGTTGGAAGGGATCTACCCGTTTCAATGGATATTCAGGCTGCAATCGCTGGACAAGCTGTCCGGGAATATGACGGCCCGCCTCCCGGGAACTTCATGGGTAGGGGTGGAACGCAACGGGACGCGCATACGCATACAGATTGTAGAGGCGGCTGTACCGGAGAAACCGCCGCTTCAGAGCCCAAGGCATCTGATCAGTACGCAGGACGCTGTCATCACCCATATTTACGCCGAGAAGGGGGTTCCTAAAGTAGGGATTAACAGCCGGGTAAAGAAGGGCGACGTTCTGATCTCCGGTGTCCTTGGCGATGAAGAAAACTCGGAACGAATTGTAGCCAAAGGGGAAGTGAAAGGCCTTGTATGGCATGAATACGATATCGAGATTCCATTGGTGAAGACTCATAAAGTTTATACGGGGGAAGGGAAGAAGCGCTCCTATATCGTATTTGGCGATCGGGCCGTCCAGTTGTGGGGCTACGGGGATATTCCGTTTTCGCAGCAGGAGACCTTGACTTTCTATGATCCGCTTACTTGGAGGACGCGCGTGCTGCCGCTCGGCTGGATGACGGAAAAGATCATGGAGGTTACCGAGGTCCAGAGGACCATAAGCGAGGATGAAGCCAAGAAAGAAGGAATCGAGGGGGCACGCCGGGATATTTTGGCGAAATATGGGGCGGATTCCAAATTCGTGAGCCAAAAAATTTTGCATGATAAGAAAGAGAATGGTAAAGTTTATATGAAAGTGCTTTTTGAGGTGGAAGAGACCATCGCGAAAGAACTTCCCATAGTATATGATCAAGGAGAATGA
- a CDS encoding PhoH family protein, producing the protein MSQQTTSIQILLQSASEGLSLFGPQDTFLKLIEKEIPATIDSREAVITIRGQHRNVESLQQLFEVLLQLVRNGYILTERDILYAVELAKDLRADQLLDLYKGEITTTFKGRPIRVKTIGQKHYVTTIKKRDIVFGIGPAGTGKTYLAVVLAVAALKEGSVKRIILTRPAVEAGESLGFLPGDLQEKVDPYLRPLYDALYDVMGPDQTAKALERGLIEIAPLAYMRGRTLDDSFIILDEAQNTTPEQMKMFLTRLGFGSKMVITGDVTQIDLPRGKKSGLIEAKRILSEIEEVGFVYFAEQDVVRHSLVQKIIVAYDKAAENQD; encoded by the coding sequence TTGTCACAGCAAACGACCAGCATTCAAATTTTACTTCAAAGCGCGTCAGAAGGTCTGTCCTTATTCGGACCACAAGATACATTTCTTAAATTAATCGAAAAAGAAATTCCTGCGACGATTGATTCACGGGAAGCGGTCATCACCATTCGGGGACAACATCGAAATGTGGAGAGTCTTCAGCAGCTGTTTGAAGTGCTGCTCCAGCTTGTGCGCAACGGCTACATTTTGACCGAGCGTGATATTCTTTATGCAGTAGAACTTGCCAAGGATCTGAGAGCGGATCAATTGCTGGATCTGTACAAGGGCGAAATCACGACAACCTTCAAGGGTAGGCCTATTCGTGTGAAAACCATCGGTCAAAAGCACTATGTGACCACCATCAAGAAACGGGATATTGTATTCGGTATCGGTCCTGCCGGAACAGGCAAAACCTACTTGGCCGTTGTTCTGGCTGTTGCCGCACTGAAGGAAGGATCCGTCAAACGGATCATTCTGACAAGGCCGGCAGTCGAGGCTGGAGAGAGCCTGGGCTTCTTGCCGGGAGATCTGCAGGAGAAGGTTGACCCTTATCTCAGACCGTTGTACGATGCCCTATACGATGTCATGGGCCCGGATCAAACGGCCAAGGCACTAGAGCGTGGGTTGATTGAAATCGCGCCGCTTGCTTATATGCGCGGGCGGACGCTGGATGATTCATTTATTATTTTGGATGAAGCACAGAATACCACACCGGAACAGATGAAGATGTTTCTAACACGGCTTGGATTCGGCTCGAAGATGGTCATAACAGGGGATGTAACCCAGATTGACCTGCCGCGGGGCAAGAAATCAGGACTTATCGAAGCTAAAAGGATATTAAGCGAAATTGAGGAAGTCGGATTCGTCTATTTTGCCGAACAGGATGTCGTACGTCACTCTTTAGTACAAAAAATCATCGTCGCTTATGATAAAGCAGCAGAAAACCAAGATTAA
- the era gene encoding GTPase Era, with protein MQKKQFKSGFVAIIGRPNVGKSTLMNQVIGQKIAIMSDKPQTTRNKIHGVYTTNDSQVVFLDTPGIHKRQSKLGDYMNQTALSTLGEVEAALFLVDASEGIGGGDRYIAEQLQKIKTPIILVMNKIDKIEPPALLPLIEQYRKLHDFAEIVPISAKLGNNVDTLLEQIQKYLPSGPQYYPEDQVTDHPEQFVCAELIREKILHMTREEIPHSIAVTIEDMRVEENGTVYISAVIFVERDSQKGIIIGKQGALLKEVGRQARQDIQRLLGSKIFLELWVKVKKDWRNQERVLRDLGFHRGE; from the coding sequence ATGCAAAAAAAACAATTTAAGTCCGGGTTTGTGGCTATAATCGGAAGACCAAACGTAGGGAAATCAACGCTGATGAACCAGGTGATCGGTCAGAAGATTGCCATCATGTCGGACAAACCGCAAACAACACGGAATAAAATTCATGGCGTTTATACGACCAACGATTCTCAAGTGGTGTTTCTGGATACGCCGGGAATTCATAAACGTCAATCCAAGCTCGGGGATTACATGAATCAGACCGCTTTGAGCACGCTGGGCGAAGTTGAAGCCGCCTTGTTTCTGGTAGACGCTTCCGAGGGAATCGGCGGGGGAGACCGTTATATCGCCGAGCAGCTGCAGAAGATCAAGACTCCGATCATCCTGGTCATGAACAAAATCGACAAGATTGAGCCGCCCGCTCTGCTGCCTCTGATTGAGCAATATCGGAAGCTGCATGATTTTGCTGAGATCGTCCCGATTTCCGCGAAGCTCGGCAATAATGTCGACACGCTGCTTGAACAGATACAGAAGTATTTGCCTTCTGGCCCGCAGTATTATCCTGAAGACCAGGTGACGGATCATCCGGAGCAGTTCGTGTGCGCAGAGCTGATTCGCGAGAAAATTTTGCATATGACAAGAGAGGAAATTCCTCATTCCATTGCGGTTACCATCGAGGATATGCGGGTGGAGGAGAACGGAACCGTATATATTTCAGCCGTGATTTTTGTAGAACGTGACTCCCAAAAGGGCATCATTATCGGCAAGCAGGGTGCTCTGTTAAAAGAAGTTGGCAGACAAGCTCGTCAGGATATTCAAAGGCTGCTCGGGTCCAAGATTTTCTTGGAACTCTGGGTGAAGGTTAAAAAAGATTGGCGCAACCAAGAACGCGTTCTTCGCGATCTCGGATTTCACCGCGGGGAATAA
- a CDS encoding diacylglycerol kinase family protein produces the protein MKPHRQSLYRAFGCAIRGILTAVQTERNMKIHIAAALIVFIAAALLQLDRMSWLFLLLAIALVFIAELVNTAVEAIIDLISPEEHVLARVAKDTAAGAALVAAVFAVVIGILVFYEPLWEWIQSMTS, from the coding sequence GTGAAGCCGCACAGACAATCGTTATACAGGGCATTTGGCTGCGCGATACGCGGCATCTTGACGGCTGTACAAACGGAACGCAATATGAAAATCCACATTGCTGCTGCCTTGATTGTATTCATCGCAGCAGCTTTGCTGCAATTGGATCGAATGAGCTGGTTGTTTTTGTTATTGGCGATTGCCCTCGTATTTATCGCGGAGCTGGTGAATACTGCAGTAGAGGCCATTATCGATCTGATCTCGCCAGAAGAACATGTTTTAGCTCGGGTGGCTAAGGATACAGCAGCCGGTGCAGCGTTAGTTGCAGCGGTGTTTGCCGTCGTAATCGGCATTCTGGTCTTCTATGAACCGCTATGGGAATGGATACAATCAATGACAAGTTGA
- the cdd gene encoding cytidine deaminase: MDAGLLMQEAIKARTRAYIPYSAFGVGAALLDSHGEVHLGCNVENAAYGPTNCAERTALFRAIADGHEAGSFQAIAIVADTEGPCTPCGVCRQVLVELCKPDMKVIMGNMKGDIKETTVSELLPGAFGPWDLNKQ; the protein is encoded by the coding sequence ATGGATGCAGGATTATTAATGCAAGAAGCGATTAAAGCACGTACGCGGGCGTACATACCCTATTCGGCATTTGGGGTGGGGGCAGCCCTGCTCGATTCGCATGGAGAGGTACATCTTGGCTGTAATGTAGAGAATGCCGCATATGGCCCTACCAATTGCGCTGAGCGTACAGCATTGTTCCGTGCGATTGCCGATGGTCATGAAGCAGGAAGCTTCCAGGCCATTGCCATCGTTGCCGATACGGAAGGCCCGTGCACGCCTTGCGGGGTATGCCGGCAAGTGCTGGTGGAGCTGTGCAAGCCGGATATGAAGGTGATCATGGGAAATATGAAGGGTGACATCAAGGAGACGACCGTCAGTGAACTGCTGCCGGGAGCGTTTGGTCCTTGGGATTTAAACAAGCAGTAA
- the ybeY gene encoding rRNA maturation RNase YbeY: protein MSLQLAWNNEQEDFQISEELIALLEVILQKAGEAEGVTDGEVDLTFVDDEQIHELNREYRGIDRPTDVLSFAMNEITNDELEIIYEIEEGEDLESVPDVLGDIIISVPRAKLQSEEYGHSLERELGFLFVHGFLHLLGYDHQDEASEAEMMGKQEAVLAEVGLTR, encoded by the coding sequence ATGAGCCTGCAGCTGGCATGGAATAATGAACAAGAGGATTTTCAGATTAGCGAGGAATTGATCGCCCTGCTTGAAGTGATTCTTCAGAAGGCCGGAGAGGCTGAAGGCGTAACCGATGGAGAGGTGGATCTGACCTTTGTCGATGATGAGCAGATCCATGAATTGAATCGGGAGTATCGTGGAATCGATCGTCCGACCGACGTTCTCTCCTTTGCAATGAATGAGATTACGAACGATGAGCTCGAGATCATTTATGAGATCGAAGAGGGAGAAGATCTGGAGAGCGTGCCGGATGTTCTGGGTGATATCATTATCTCGGTCCCTCGGGCGAAGCTGCAAAGCGAAGAATATGGTCATTCCTTGGAACGGGAGCTTGGTTTTCTGTTCGTTCATGGATTTCTGCATTTGCTCGGATATGATCATCAGGATGAGGCGAGCGAAGCGGAAATGATGGGCAAGCAGGAGGCTGTACTTGCAGAAGTAGGATTGACAAGATAG
- the recO gene encoding DNA repair protein RecO: protein MLYRAEGIVIRSMDYGEGNKIITLCTKESGKVGVLVRGAKKVKSRHAALTQLFTYGEYVFFRNGTGLGNLNAGEIMESHHGLREDLVKAAYASYACELLDRVLQDEETGAFWFHQLKACLEALQEDKDPQIIINLYEMKILQAAGYGPELDVCISCNQPRKDEDLLVSPRLGGVLCRYCKHLDPPAMAISPRTLKLLRLFGRLDLRRLGNVDVKDETKAELKKIMRALMDMQLGLRLKSQNFLDQMDKYNI, encoded by the coding sequence ATGCTATATCGGGCGGAAGGGATTGTCATCCGCAGCATGGACTACGGTGAAGGGAACAAAATCATTACACTTTGCACCAAAGAATCGGGCAAGGTAGGCGTGCTGGTCAGAGGAGCAAAAAAGGTGAAAAGCCGACATGCTGCTCTGACACAGCTATTTACCTATGGAGAGTATGTTTTCTTCCGAAATGGTACGGGGCTCGGCAACTTGAATGCCGGTGAGATCATGGAGTCTCATCACGGGCTCAGGGAGGATCTTGTGAAAGCCGCCTATGCTTCTTATGCTTGCGAACTCTTGGATCGGGTGCTGCAGGATGAGGAGACGGGCGCTTTTTGGTTTCATCAGCTCAAAGCTTGTCTGGAGGCTCTTCAGGAGGATAAGGATCCTCAAATTATCATCAATCTGTACGAGATGAAAATTCTGCAGGCCGCAGGGTACGGGCCGGAGCTGGATGTGTGCATCTCGTGCAATCAGCCGAGAAAAGACGAGGATTTGCTGGTGAGCCCCCGTCTTGGCGGCGTCCTGTGCCGTTACTGCAAACATCTGGATCCGCCGGCGATGGCGATCTCGCCCAGAACGTTGAAGCTGCTCCGCCTGTTTGGACGGCTGGATTTAAGACGGCTCGGCAATGTGGATGTAAAGGACGAAACGAAGGCCGAGCTCAAAAAAATCATGCGGGCCTTGATGGATATGCAGCTTGGGCTGCGTCTGAAATCGCAAAACTTTTTGGATCAAATGGACAAGTACAATATTTGA